AAATACCCGCCTGCACCGCCACACCGGTTAAAATCAGTCGAATCGGCGCAAGGCCGGTTTGCCGTTTGTAAGCCAGACTATAAATCAGAATCGCCGTGAGCCCTGCGCCTATGAGTGCAAGGAACGGCAGGGTAAAAACCGACAGGATGGACTGGGAGCGGCAAAACAGCACGAATAAAATGACCGTGAGACCCGCGCCGGCGTTGATGCCTAAAAGACCGGGGTCCGCCAGGGCGTTGCGGGATACGCTCTGGATGATGCAGCCGGACAACGCAAGCCCCGTGCCCACCAGAATGGAAATCACAATGCGGGGCAGCCGGAAGCCGAACAGGATCAGGTTCTCTCTGGCGCTGCCGCCGCCGAACAGCGTACGCAGCGTATCCAGGGGCGAGAGCTGCGAGTAGCCGGTATTCATGCTGATGATGAACGATAATATGAGCAGTAGGAAAAAAGTGAGTACAATGCCCGTATTCCTGATGGCAATTTTTTGTTTATAGGCTTGGTTTTTCTCCTGCTGCGGGTTCATCACAGCTCCCTCCTTTCCTTGCGGGCCAGGTACAGAAAGAAGGGAACGCCAATTAGGGCGATGAGCGCGCCGATAGGTGTTTCAAAAGGCGGGTTGAGCGTCCTTGCACCCAAATCTGCCAAAACCACTAAAAGGCTTCCCGTCACTGCAGAGGACGGAATAATAAGGCTGTAATCCATGCCAACAAGGAACCGGGCCAGATGCGGTACGATCAGTCCCACAAAACCTACCGCGCCGACCACCGCCACGGAAGCACCGGCCAGCATCAGCACGACGGCGGCGCATAAAAGCTTGACGAGCATGGTATTCAGTCCCAGTCCTGTTGCCGCATCTTCGCCCAGGCTCATGATGGAAATGGAACGGGAAAGGGCGATTGAGCCCAGGAGCGCACCCGCAATCAACGGGGTCAGAATTCTGATTTGTTCCCAGTTGGAACCGGCCACACCGCCTGCCGTCCAGAACATAATGTTCTGCGCTACATCAAAATACAAGGCGATGCCCTGGCTGAGCGCAGCCAGCAGCGCGCTGACCGCAGCCCCCGCGAGTACCAGCCGCATGGGGGTCGCCCCGCCGCGACGCAGGGACGCGATGCCATATGTACCCCCTGCTCCTATTGCCGCTCCTATAAAGGAAAACAGGATGACCTGCAGATAGGCCAATTCGGGGAAAAAGGCAAAGCAGAGGGAGAGGGCAAAACCTGCCCCGGCGTTTAGACCCATCAATCCGGAATCCGCCATGGGATTGCAGGTTACACCCTGCATAACAGCTCCTGCTACCGCAAAGGACGCGCCCACCAGGGCGCTGGCCAGCACGCGGGGCAGGCGCAGATCCATCACAATCAGGTGCTGCGTATCTGCCGCATTAAAGTGAAATAAGGCGTTCCATACCGAGGCCAGTGGAATTTCTGCCGCTCCCCTGGTAACGGAAAACGCCATGATCACCGCCAGCAGCCCTGTGCCGCCGGCGATAATCAGCCATGCCGCCCATGGGCGGCTTTTCTTTTGTATTTGCTTTATTTCGACCGGCCTTGCCGGGACATTTGGTAGATCCATTGATTATGTTCTCCTCCATGTCATGCGCTCACTACTGGACCCTTGTCTATTAATGCTGGAACAGCAAAAAGCCGGACGCAGGCTTTGGCTGAAAGCTACGCCTGGCTCTTGCATATAGTAGGGAGAACCTTACTTGGTCATACTCTTGACAATAGTTTCAATCCCCAGCTTGATACTCAGGGGACCGGCTGCCCGTACCGCCGCGTCAAGATGATAAACATGCCCGTGCTTTACGGCGGTTAAGGACTGCCATACGGAGGAAGCCTGTGTTGCTTCAGATAGATAGCGTTGCTTGTATCCGTTCGCTTCCAACCCTAATGAACCGAACAGGAAGATATAGTCCGGGTTGAGCGCTGCTATCCCCTCCAAAGAAACCGCTTGCCCCTTTGGGGGATAACCGTTCGGAGGCCTCAACCCCAGGCCGTTCTCTCGGTTGAACCACACTGGATTTTCCGCTGAGCCTATAACAATAAAGTTGCCTTTATTACCGCTGTGTTCAAACAGTAACGCCACAGTTTTATCACTATAGCCGGAAAGCTTACTCCTGGATTCAGCAATCAGCGTTTCGATATCCGCAATGTATGCCTCTGCCTTTTCTTCCTCACCGAGGTACTTGGCAAAATCCCGCAACTGTTTCTTCCAGTCGGGGCTGTCGAACATTGCCACAGGAGCGATCTGAGAAGCTCGTTCGTATAACTTCATATCCAGATGCTCTGCTTCAGCGGTATGGAAAATAAGGTCAGGCGCCAGCTCCGCCAGCTTCTCAAGATTTGGCGCCTTGCCTTTTCCCAGGTCTTCGATTTTCGCATTCGCGGCGTAGAGCTGCAAGGTTCCAAAACCTTTTAATGACTGTTCGGCCAAAGTAGACGCAATAGGGGGAGTCTCCAAAGCAAACAAGCTTTCCATAAAACCAAAATCAAGAATCGCAATTCGTTCGGGTTTTTTCATTAAGGTTATTTGCTTGCCTAAAGCATCTTTCATTGTTCGCGGCCAGATCTTTTTTCCCGCATCTGTTTTATCGGCAGCTGTCAATGTTGCGCGACTATTTGCGGGTGTCCCGGCGCATCCGGCTAGTATGCCCGTCAATAGGGAGAGAGAGAGAATCAATCCTAGGAGTTTTTTCATTCTATCTGTAATGCCCTCCGTTTCATTTAATCCGCAGAGCTAAGATTAACTCTATATTGCAATACGGTTTCGATATTGAATGCCAGTATATCAAAACCCATCCCACATTGGAATGGACATAGTTACAATCTGCATGGATTTTTACCGAATTGCCCTTGATATCGGCAGCTTCTCATAATTTTTCAAAAAGAAAGATGCTATGTCAACTTGACTCGCTATGGAATATAGTATAGTGAAGTAATGATTGGGGTGATGCTATGTACCCGAAATACCCATATTTTGGCATGGAAAAGCAATGCGAAAACGTCCCGATAACCTTTCCGCCTCAGCATCAAAACCGGCAGCCAGGGATGGAATACCTTTTGGAGCCACGCCCCATTTCGGAAGATCCCACTGTTTCAGGCAGCTGTAAATTACAAGGAAAAGTAGCTCTCGTTACAGGCGGCGACAGCGGGATAGGGAGGGCAGTTGCTTACGCTTTTGCGAAAGAGGGAGCGAACCTAGCCATTGCCTATCTGAACGAACACCGGGATGCAAAAGAAACTGAGGCGCGGATCCATGAGCTGGGACAAAAAGCGATCCTGCTGCCGGGTGATTTACGTAGTGAAAAACAATGCTGCCAGGTAGTTGCAAGGACCAGGGAGGTCTTGGGGCAATTAGACATACTGGTCAACAATCATGGCGTCCAGTTTCCGCAATTATCTGTTCTTGACATTTCGGCCGAACAGTTAGAGGACACGTTTAGAACCAATATTTTTGCCTTCTTTTATCTGGTGAAAGCCGCATTGCCTCATATGTGCCCATATAGTTCCATTATCAATACCACTTCGGTGACTGCTTACCAGGGAGAAAAATATCTCATTGACTATTCGGCAACAAAAGGGGCCATTGTCAGCATGACGCGCTCCCTGTCGCTATCATTGGCGCCGGAGCATATTCGCGTAAATGCGGTAGCACCCGGTCCCATTTGGACTCCTCTGAATCCTTCCAGCTATCCGGCCGAGCATATTAAGCATTTTGGGGCAGATACTCCCATGAGACGCGCCGGGCAGCCGTTTGAAGTCGCGCCGGCGTACGTGTATTTAGCCAGTGATGATTCACGCTATGTTTCGGGGCAAGTAGTACACGTGAATGGAGGCACGATTACAGAATCGTGATGATACCATTAATTCAAACGGATCTGCCGCATCGTTTGTCTGCAGACTACTTTCCTCATTTTCGGGATAATAGTTCCTTAACTAAGGGAATATTATAATCGTTGAAATATGGGACTCTTTAACGGAGGCTGGAAGCTGGCATGGACAAGAAGCGGCGAAATTTTTCCGCATGGTACCTGCTGTTAGCGATTATGGCAACCTGGTTGTTTAATGACTATGTCTATAAGCCGTTTATTATCCGGGAAACGGAAGTCAGTTATAATGTTTTCCTGCAGTATCTGGCGGAAAGCAAAATCAACGAGGTAATTTTAACCGGCGAACGTATCATCTTCACACTGAAAGGCGATGAAAAGCAACAAAAAGCCGCCGCCAATGTGGTGGCGGTCAACGATCCTGCCCTGGTGGACCGATTGGTGGCGTCAGGCGTAGCTTTTTCGGCACGGGCCCAAACCCAAAGCCTGCTGGCCACCATTATGGGCTGGATATTGCCCCTATTGCCGTTAGTATTAATTTGGTACTTCATTATTAAACGCATGGGAGGAGGGCCCAGTGCCATGTCCCTCGGCCGCAGCAAAGCCCATGAAATCCAGGGAGAAATGATCGGCGTAAAATTTAGGGATGTGGGCGGTGTCGGTGAGGCGGAAGTGGAACTTCGGGAGATTATCGAGTATTTGAAGAACCCGGGCAAATTCAGCTACATGGGAGCGAAACTGCCCAAGGGGGTTCTGCTGGTCGGCCCGCCGGGAACCGGCAAAACCCTGCTGGCCAAGGCTACCGCAGGAGAAGCCGGGGTGCCGTTCTTTTTTCTCACGGGTTCCAGCTTCGTCGAAATGTTTGTCGGCGTCGGCGCCGCCAGGGTGCGCGACCTTTTCGAGCAGGCGCAGCAAAAAGCGCCCTGCATCATCTTCATCGACGAGATTGACGCCATTGGACAGGCCCGTACCAGTGCGGGACGCATAGGGGGCAACAGTGAGCAGGAAAACACGCTCAATCAGCTGCTGGCGGAAATGGATGGCTTTAAAGCCAATTCCGGCGTAGTGATTATGGCGGCGACCAATCGTCCGGAAATTCTTGACCAAGCCCTGGTCAGACCCGGACGGTTCGACCGGCAGATTCAGGTGACACTGCCAACGGAGCCCGGGCGGCTTGAGATTCTTACCATCCATACCCAAACTATGCCCCTGGCGAACGACGTGAATTTACCGCAGCTGGCAAAGGTAACCGCCGGTTTTTCCGGCGCGGAACTAGCCAATATTGCCAATGAAGCCTCGCTTTTGGCCGTTCGCCGCGAAGCTAAACGGATTTCCATGGCGGATTTTGATTTGGCGATCGAACGGATTGTGGCGGGACTGCAGCGAAAAATACCGCTTTCAGGCGATGTCCGGGCTAAGGTTGCCTATCACGAGATCGGTCATGCCCTATTGGCTTACTTCCTTCCCGGAACCGATCCTGTCCATAAGATCAGCATTATTCCCACTGCCAAGGGAGCCCTGGGCTACACGATGCAGCGGCCGGAAGAAGACCGCTATCTCATCGGGGAAAATGAGCTGAAAGCTCGCCTGGCAGTCCTGCTGGGCGGCAGGGCGGCCGAGCTCATCGTCTTTAATGAGGCCTCCACCGGGGCGGCGAATGATCTGGAACGGGCTACCGAAATGGCCCGGCGCATGGTAACCGAGTTCGGCATGTCCCGGAAATTAGGGCCGGTTCGTTATGCGGCGGCAGCCGGCAGCTACCTGCAGACGGGCATTGCCGGCAGAGCAGATCTGAGCCCAGCCACTGTTTCTCATATCGATGAAGAAATCCTTGGCTTTTTAAATGAGGCTCAGGTAATCGCTGATAAAATACTGCGCGAGCATATGGATCTCCTGCAGAAAGCTGCCCGTTTTCTTCAGGAGGAGGAAGTCATCTCAGGCGATCAACTGGCCCGTATAGCCAATTCTATGTCTTGATCGAAACGGCAAACGGCGGATCTTGTTTTGGAGATCCGCCGTTTTTTATTGGCCCGGACGGTTATAATGCTGTGTCAAGCTTACGGTCCTCGCACCACTGAATCACCTTAAAGCGTTCATCGGAAGCTTCTCGGTGAGCGGTACAGCATCAAATTCTTTGATAAACAGTGGAATGACCGGGTTGGGGTTGCTGCTTTTCCAGATGACCGCGATATTCCCGTAGGCATTGGCGCCTTTCATGGCT
The DNA window shown above is from Acetonema longum DSM 6540 and carries:
- a CDS encoding SDR family oxidoreductase, whose translation is MYPKYPYFGMEKQCENVPITFPPQHQNRQPGMEYLLEPRPISEDPTVSGSCKLQGKVALVTGGDSGIGRAVAYAFAKEGANLAIAYLNEHRDAKETEARIHELGQKAILLPGDLRSEKQCCQVVARTREVLGQLDILVNNHGVQFPQLSVLDISAEQLEDTFRTNIFAFFYLVKAALPHMCPYSSIINTTSVTAYQGEKYLIDYSATKGAIVSMTRSLSLSLAPEHIRVNAVAPGPIWTPLNPSSYPAEHIKHFGADTPMRRAGQPFEVAPAYVYLASDDSRYVSGQVVHVNGGTITES
- a CDS encoding FecCD family ABC transporter permease, with protein sequence MDLPNVPARPVEIKQIQKKSRPWAAWLIIAGGTGLLAVIMAFSVTRGAAEIPLASVWNALFHFNAADTQHLIVMDLRLPRVLASALVGASFAVAGAVMQGVTCNPMADSGLMGLNAGAGFALSLCFAFFPELAYLQVILFSFIGAAIGAGGTYGIASLRRGGATPMRLVLAGAAVSALLAALSQGIALYFDVAQNIMFWTAGGVAGSNWEQIRILTPLIAGALLGSIALSRSISIMSLGEDAATGLGLNTMLVKLLCAAVVLMLAGASVAVVGAVGFVGLIVPHLARFLVGMDYSLIIPSSAVTGSLLVVLADLGARTLNPPFETPIGALIALIGVPFFLYLARKERREL
- the ftsH gene encoding ATP-dependent zinc metalloprotease FtsH translates to MDKKRRNFSAWYLLLAIMATWLFNDYVYKPFIIRETEVSYNVFLQYLAESKINEVILTGERIIFTLKGDEKQQKAAANVVAVNDPALVDRLVASGVAFSARAQTQSLLATIMGWILPLLPLVLIWYFIIKRMGGGPSAMSLGRSKAHEIQGEMIGVKFRDVGGVGEAEVELREIIEYLKNPGKFSYMGAKLPKGVLLVGPPGTGKTLLAKATAGEAGVPFFFLTGSSFVEMFVGVGAARVRDLFEQAQQKAPCIIFIDEIDAIGQARTSAGRIGGNSEQENTLNQLLAEMDGFKANSGVVIMAATNRPEILDQALVRPGRFDRQIQVTLPTEPGRLEILTIHTQTMPLANDVNLPQLAKVTAGFSGAELANIANEASLLAVRREAKRISMADFDLAIERIVAGLQRKIPLSGDVRAKVAYHEIGHALLAYFLPGTDPVHKISIIPTAKGALGYTMQRPEEDRYLIGENELKARLAVLLGGRAAELIVFNEASTGAANDLERATEMARRMVTEFGMSRKLGPVRYAAAAGSYLQTGIAGRADLSPATVSHIDEEILGFLNEAQVIADKILREHMDLLQKAARFLQEEEVISGDQLARIANSMS
- a CDS encoding ABC transporter substrate-binding protein is translated as MKKLLGLILSLSLLTGILAGCAGTPANSRATLTAADKTDAGKKIWPRTMKDALGKQITLMKKPERIAILDFGFMESLFALETPPIASTLAEQSLKGFGTLQLYAANAKIEDLGKGKAPNLEKLAELAPDLIFHTAEAEHLDMKLYERASQIAPVAMFDSPDWKKQLRDFAKYLGEEEKAEAYIADIETLIAESRSKLSGYSDKTVALLFEHSGNKGNFIVIGSAENPVWFNRENGLGLRPPNGYPPKGQAVSLEGIAALNPDYIFLFGSLGLEANGYKQRYLSEATQASSVWQSLTAVKHGHVYHLDAAVRAAGPLSIKLGIETIVKSMTK
- a CDS encoding FecCD family ABC transporter permease, with protein sequence MNPQQEKNQAYKQKIAIRNTGIVLTFFLLLILSFIISMNTGYSQLSPLDTLRTLFGGGSARENLILFGFRLPRIVISILVGTGLALSGCIIQSVSRNALADPGLLGINAGAGLTVILFVLFCRSQSILSVFTLPFLALIGAGLTAILIYSLAYKRQTGLAPIRLILTGVAVQAGISALTTVLVVKLDDTQFDFVAAWQAGSIWGSNWKFVLALLPWLLLLIPYVLSKARVLDVLSLGDDIACGLGASVEKERRRLLAAAVALAASCVAVSGSINFVGLIAPHLARQLVGPGHRVLLSACALAGAFLVSAADTIARVIVQPFEIPTGIMVAMVGAPYFLYLLTRSKQ